A window of the Oncorhynchus masou masou isolate Uvic2021 chromosome 13, UVic_Omas_1.1, whole genome shotgun sequence genome harbors these coding sequences:
- the LOC135552251 gene encoding C-type lectin domain family 4 member M-like encodes MVDMGSTACDGMYSKLIDKDSQYLDDSELRGPEVHTVSVPSLRAGSRQSGQGPYRLATGCLATLCAVLLLSVIAVSTHYKNLYQSLRNEHQAPLPQNDSGGQIQMQRQTTNVTNLTEALRKLQMEKEDLVKERDELLARLAKSEPEQTSPTLLPSPLSPPSIPLPPSTPLTCPPDWLVFNRSCYYISTRSLTWPDSQTWCKEKIGHLAIIHTAEEQTFLWNQLPRGHWNAYWFGISDETAEADWLWVDGTKLVGGFWEEGEPNNHIDEDCGYIVKTRKLERKAVSSWYDAPCTMHWPFICEIEM; translated from the exons ATGGTTGACATGGGATCAACAGCATGCGATGGGATGTATTCTAAACTTATCGACAAAGATAGTCAATATTTGGACGATTCAGAGCTGCGCGGTCCTGAAGTGCACACGG TGTCTGTTCCCTCACTGAGAGCAGGCTCCAGACAGAGTGGCCAAGGGCCCTACAGGTTAGCCACGGGCTGCCTGGCCACACTCTGCGCTGTCCTACTGCTGTCCGTCATCGCTGTGAGCACCCACT ATAAGAACCTTTATCAGAGCTTGCGCAACGAGCATCAGGCTCCTCTGCCTCAGAATGACTCTGGTGGCCAAATCCAGATGCAGAGGCAGACCACCAATGTGACCAACCTGACTGAAGCCCTGAGAAAATTGCAGATGGAGAAAGAAGACCTTGTGAAGGAAAGAGATGAACTTCTGGCTAGGTTGGCCAAATCag AACCAGAGCAAACATCACCCACATTACTCCCATCTCCACTGTCACCTCCGTCAATCCCATTGCCCCCTTCAACCCCACTAACCTGTCCTCCGGACTGGCTGGTGTTCAACAGAAGCTGCTACTACATCTCCACCAGGAGTTTGACCTGGCCGGACAGCCAGACCTGGTGCAAGGAGAAAATTGGACACCTGGCCATCATACACACTGCTGAggaacag ACGTTTCTGTGGAACCAGTTACCTCGGGGCCACTGGAATGCCTACTGGTTTGGAATCAGTGACGAGACGGCTGAGGCAGACTGGCTTTGGGTTGATGGAACCAAATTGGTCGGGGG CTTTTGGGAGGAGGGCGAGCCCAACAACCACATTGACGAAGACTGTGGCTACATCGTGAAGACGCGCAAGCTGGAGCGCAAGGCGGTGAGCAGCTGGTACGACGCCCCGTGCACCATGCACTGGCCCTTCATCTGTGAGATCGAGATGTAG
- the LOC135552252 gene encoding guanine nucleotide-binding protein G(I)/G(S)/G(T) subunit beta-3-like isoform X2, translated as MGEMDTLKKEADGLKSQIEAARKAVNDTTMAAVASGVAAAPRVQLKNRKTLKGHLAKIYGLHWSADNRRDSNRHMVSASQDGKLLIWDTYTGNKVYAVPLKSSWVMSCSMAPSGNLVASGGLDNMCTIVNIKGATPKTLRELDAHEGYLSHSRFLNDTEILTASGDTTCCLWDLETGKQKVIYKSHVGDCMCLALSPDQNTFISGACDSSAKLWDIRDGGCKQTFIGHTSDINAIAFYPSGTAVITGSDDCTLKMYDLRADQEVNGYQDAALNAGVTSVSLSSSGRLIFAGYDNFNCNIWDSLKAEKVGVLSGHDNRVSCIGVPDDGLGICTGSWDSFLKIWN; from the exons ATGGGTGAAATGGACACGTTGAAAAAGGAGGCCGATGGCCTGAAGAGCCAGATTGAA GCTGCCCGCAAGGCGGTCAATGACACCACCATGGCTGCCGTAGCATCTGGTGTGGCGGCTGCACCCCGTGTCCAGCTGAAGAACAGAAAGACATTGAAGGGCCACTTGGCCAAAATCTACGGCTTGCACTGGTCTGCTGATAACAGGCGAGA ctccaacaGGCACATGGTCAGTGCCTCACAAGATGGCAAGCTTCTTATTTGGGACACCTACACCGGCAACAAG GTATATGCCGTCCCCCTCAAGTCCTCCTGGGTGATGAGTTGCTCCATGGCCCCTTCTGGCAATCTGGTGGCCAGTGGAGGTCTGGATAACATGTGCACCATCGTCAACATCAAGGGTGCCACGCCAAAGACCCTAAGGGAGCTGGATGCACATGAAG GCTACCTTTCCCATAGCCGCTTCCTGAACGACACTGAGATCCTCACAGCATCAGGTGACACCACTTGTTGCCTGTgggatctggagactggcaagcAGAAGGTGATCTACAAGAGCCACGTGGGTGACTGTATGTGCCTGGCCTTGTCACCAGACCAGAACACTTTCATCTCAGGGGCCTGTGACTCCAGCGCCAAGCTGTGGGACATAAGAGATGGTGGCTGCAAGCAGACCTTCATTGGCCACACGAGTGACATTAATGCCATTGCG TTCTACCCTAGTGGCACTGCAGTTATCACGGGATCCGATGACTGCACCCTCAAAATGTATGACCTCCGTGCCGACCAGGAGGTCAATGGCTACCAGGACGCTGCGTTGAATGCAGGCGTCACGTCAGTCTCCCTCTCCAGCTCTGGACGCCTCATCTTCGCCGGCTACGACAACTTCAACTGCAACATCTGGGATTCCCTGAAGGCCGAGAAAGTTG gtgttcTATCTGGTCATGACAACAGAGTGAGCTGCATTGGGGTGCCAGATGATGGCTTGGGTATCTGCACAGGATCCTGGGATAGCTTCCTGAAGATCTGGAACTGA
- the LOC135552252 gene encoding guanine nucleotide-binding protein G(I)/G(S)/G(T) subunit beta-3-like isoform X1: MGEMDTLKKEADGLKSQIEAARKAVNDTTMAAVASGVAAAPRVQLKNRKTLKGHLAKIYGLHWSADNSSLSNRHMVSASQDGKLLIWDTYTGNKVYAVPLKSSWVMSCSMAPSGNLVASGGLDNMCTIVNIKGATPKTLRELDAHEGYLSHSRFLNDTEILTASGDTTCCLWDLETGKQKVIYKSHVGDCMCLALSPDQNTFISGACDSSAKLWDIRDGGCKQTFIGHTSDINAIAFYPSGTAVITGSDDCTLKMYDLRADQEVNGYQDAALNAGVTSVSLSSSGRLIFAGYDNFNCNIWDSLKAEKVGVLSGHDNRVSCIGVPDDGLGICTGSWDSFLKIWN, encoded by the exons ATGGGTGAAATGGACACGTTGAAAAAGGAGGCCGATGGCCTGAAGAGCCAGATTGAA GCTGCCCGCAAGGCGGTCAATGACACCACCATGGCTGCCGTAGCATCTGGTGTGGCGGCTGCACCCCGTGTCCAGCTGAAGAACAGAAAGACATTGAAGGGCCACTTGGCCAAAATCTACGGCTTGCACTGGTCTGCTGATAACAG ttctctctccaacaGGCACATGGTCAGTGCCTCACAAGATGGCAAGCTTCTTATTTGGGACACCTACACCGGCAACAAG GTATATGCCGTCCCCCTCAAGTCCTCCTGGGTGATGAGTTGCTCCATGGCCCCTTCTGGCAATCTGGTGGCCAGTGGAGGTCTGGATAACATGTGCACCATCGTCAACATCAAGGGTGCCACGCCAAAGACCCTAAGGGAGCTGGATGCACATGAAG GCTACCTTTCCCATAGCCGCTTCCTGAACGACACTGAGATCCTCACAGCATCAGGTGACACCACTTGTTGCCTGTgggatctggagactggcaagcAGAAGGTGATCTACAAGAGCCACGTGGGTGACTGTATGTGCCTGGCCTTGTCACCAGACCAGAACACTTTCATCTCAGGGGCCTGTGACTCCAGCGCCAAGCTGTGGGACATAAGAGATGGTGGCTGCAAGCAGACCTTCATTGGCCACACGAGTGACATTAATGCCATTGCG TTCTACCCTAGTGGCACTGCAGTTATCACGGGATCCGATGACTGCACCCTCAAAATGTATGACCTCCGTGCCGACCAGGAGGTCAATGGCTACCAGGACGCTGCGTTGAATGCAGGCGTCACGTCAGTCTCCCTCTCCAGCTCTGGACGCCTCATCTTCGCCGGCTACGACAACTTCAACTGCAACATCTGGGATTCCCTGAAGGCCGAGAAAGTTG gtgttcTATCTGGTCATGACAACAGAGTGAGCTGCATTGGGGTGCCAGATGATGGCTTGGGTATCTGCACAGGATCCTGGGATAGCTTCCTGAAGATCTGGAACTGA
- the LOC135552252 gene encoding guanine nucleotide-binding protein G(I)/G(S)/G(T) subunit beta-3-like isoform X3: MGEMDTLKKEADGLKSQIEAARKAVNDTTMAAVASGVAAAPRVQLKNRKTLKGHLAKIYGLHWSADNRHMVSASQDGKLLIWDTYTGNKVYAVPLKSSWVMSCSMAPSGNLVASGGLDNMCTIVNIKGATPKTLRELDAHEGYLSHSRFLNDTEILTASGDTTCCLWDLETGKQKVIYKSHVGDCMCLALSPDQNTFISGACDSSAKLWDIRDGGCKQTFIGHTSDINAIAFYPSGTAVITGSDDCTLKMYDLRADQEVNGYQDAALNAGVTSVSLSSSGRLIFAGYDNFNCNIWDSLKAEKVGVLSGHDNRVSCIGVPDDGLGICTGSWDSFLKIWN; encoded by the exons ATGGGTGAAATGGACACGTTGAAAAAGGAGGCCGATGGCCTGAAGAGCCAGATTGAA GCTGCCCGCAAGGCGGTCAATGACACCACCATGGCTGCCGTAGCATCTGGTGTGGCGGCTGCACCCCGTGTCCAGCTGAAGAACAGAAAGACATTGAAGGGCCACTTGGCCAAAATCTACGGCTTGCACTGGTCTGCTGATAACAG GCACATGGTCAGTGCCTCACAAGATGGCAAGCTTCTTATTTGGGACACCTACACCGGCAACAAG GTATATGCCGTCCCCCTCAAGTCCTCCTGGGTGATGAGTTGCTCCATGGCCCCTTCTGGCAATCTGGTGGCCAGTGGAGGTCTGGATAACATGTGCACCATCGTCAACATCAAGGGTGCCACGCCAAAGACCCTAAGGGAGCTGGATGCACATGAAG GCTACCTTTCCCATAGCCGCTTCCTGAACGACACTGAGATCCTCACAGCATCAGGTGACACCACTTGTTGCCTGTgggatctggagactggcaagcAGAAGGTGATCTACAAGAGCCACGTGGGTGACTGTATGTGCCTGGCCTTGTCACCAGACCAGAACACTTTCATCTCAGGGGCCTGTGACTCCAGCGCCAAGCTGTGGGACATAAGAGATGGTGGCTGCAAGCAGACCTTCATTGGCCACACGAGTGACATTAATGCCATTGCG TTCTACCCTAGTGGCACTGCAGTTATCACGGGATCCGATGACTGCACCCTCAAAATGTATGACCTCCGTGCCGACCAGGAGGTCAATGGCTACCAGGACGCTGCGTTGAATGCAGGCGTCACGTCAGTCTCCCTCTCCAGCTCTGGACGCCTCATCTTCGCCGGCTACGACAACTTCAACTGCAACATCTGGGATTCCCTGAAGGCCGAGAAAGTTG gtgttcTATCTGGTCATGACAACAGAGTGAGCTGCATTGGGGTGCCAGATGATGGCTTGGGTATCTGCACAGGATCCTGGGATAGCTTCCTGAAGATCTGGAACTGA